A single window of Mugil cephalus isolate CIBA_MC_2020 chromosome 1, CIBA_Mcephalus_1.1, whole genome shotgun sequence DNA harbors:
- the LOC125006396 gene encoding uncharacterized serine-rich protein C215.13-like isoform X2, producing the protein MHQSLNMKVCYTLICFIFLTLQDGNTGLVNGRIHTGKEGGNITVGCSFTFSGSRRLFCRNKCEEGNILIDTTEDKAQRDRYSIEYINTGVLSNTLYVSITQLKKSDSGWYRCSLRERTWFKDSSEDFEITVTEASTTSQPTLTPGTVSTSAFLSSASTSPTSTSTSTSISSSTLSSSSGSSTSSSFSSSGATGQHEASPTGSDLILYVALTLVFMIIILSVALMIFCKWRRTTKPKGSPIESVYTDVTRTDRLYEEIREDKRSSSPPEGISTVYTCAKYVKPNGAESSDDYSLNQSPQERDEDDSSKLNYSEVDFSNVAVKSHNSALVDNVIYSAPQTETNSTNHAMGASPPLYSTLQ; encoded by the exons ATGCATCAGAGCCTGAATATGAAAGTCTGCTACACTCTGATCTGCTTCATCTTCCTCA CTCTGCAGGATGGAAACACTGGTCTTGTTAATGGAAGAATCCAtacaggaaaagaaggaggaaacatcACAGTTGgatgttcatttacattttctggaAGCAGGAGGTTGTTCTGTAGGAATAAATGTGaagaaggaaacattctcatTGACACAACTGAGGACaaagctcagagagacagatacAGCATTGAATATATAAACACAGGTGTCCTATCTAACACTCTGTATGTgagcatcacacagctgaagAAGTCTGACTCAGGATGGTACAGGTGTTCTTTGAGAGAGAGAACTTGGTTCAAAGATTCATCTGAGGATTTTGAGATCACTGTCACAGAAG CTTCAACCACTTCACAACCAACATTAACTCCTGGAACTGTTTCAACATCAGCATTTCTCTCATCAGCCTCCACTTcaccaacatcaacatcaacatcaacatcaataTCATCATCAACACTCAGTTCAAGTTCAGGAAGCTCTACATCTTCAtcattctcctcctctggaGCCACAGGGCAGCATGAGGCATCACCTACAGGTTCAG ATCTGATCCTTTACGTGGCTCTGACTCTAGTCTTCATGATCATCATATTATCTGTGGCTTTGATGATTTTCTGTAAGTGGAGGAGGACCACGAAACCAAAAG GGTCTCCCATAGAATCAGTGTACACTGACGTCACAAGG accgACCGGCTGTATGAGGAGATCAGAGAGGACAAACGGAGCAGTTCACCTCCTGAGGGAATATCTACAGTCTACACCTGCGCTAAATACGTCAAACCAAACGGAGCTGAAAGCTCAGATGACTACAGCCTCAACCAGAGTCCTCAGGAGAGA GATGAAGACGACTCCAGTAAACTCAATTACTCTGAAGTGGATTTTTCCAACGTTGCTGTCAAGTCACACAACAGTGCCCTGGTTGATAATGTCATTTACTCTGCACCTCAGACAGAGACCAACTCTACCAACCACGCCATGGGTGCTTCACCTCCTCTGTACTCCACTCTACAGTAG
- the LOC125006396 gene encoding uncharacterized serine-rich protein C215.13-like isoform X1, giving the protein MHQSLNMKVCYTLICFIFLTLQDGNTGLVNGRIHTGKEGGNITVGCSFTFSGSRRLFCRNKCEEGNILIDTTEDKAQRDRYSIEYINTGVLSNTLYVSITQLKKSDSGWYRCSLRERTWFKDSSEDFEITVTEASTTSQPTLTPGTVSTSAFLSSASTSPTSTSTSTSISSSTLSSSSGSSTSSSFSSSGATGQHEASPTGSDLILYVALTLVFMIIILSVALMIFCKWRRTTKPKACFSGSPIESVYTDVTRTDRLYEEIREDKRSSSPPEGISTVYTCAKYVKPNGAESSDDYSLNQSPQERDEDDSSKLNYSEVDFSNVAVKSHNSALVDNVIYSAPQTETNSTNHAMGASPPLYSTLQ; this is encoded by the exons ATGCATCAGAGCCTGAATATGAAAGTCTGCTACACTCTGATCTGCTTCATCTTCCTCA CTCTGCAGGATGGAAACACTGGTCTTGTTAATGGAAGAATCCAtacaggaaaagaaggaggaaacatcACAGTTGgatgttcatttacattttctggaAGCAGGAGGTTGTTCTGTAGGAATAAATGTGaagaaggaaacattctcatTGACACAACTGAGGACaaagctcagagagacagatacAGCATTGAATATATAAACACAGGTGTCCTATCTAACACTCTGTATGTgagcatcacacagctgaagAAGTCTGACTCAGGATGGTACAGGTGTTCTTTGAGAGAGAGAACTTGGTTCAAAGATTCATCTGAGGATTTTGAGATCACTGTCACAGAAG CTTCAACCACTTCACAACCAACATTAACTCCTGGAACTGTTTCAACATCAGCATTTCTCTCATCAGCCTCCACTTcaccaacatcaacatcaacatcaacatcaataTCATCATCAACACTCAGTTCAAGTTCAGGAAGCTCTACATCTTCAtcattctcctcctctggaGCCACAGGGCAGCATGAGGCATCACCTACAGGTTCAG ATCTGATCCTTTACGTGGCTCTGACTCTAGTCTTCATGATCATCATATTATCTGTGGCTTTGATGATTTTCTGTAAGTGGAGGAGGACCACGAAACCAAAAG CATGTTTTTCAGGGTCTCCCATAGAATCAGTGTACACTGACGTCACAAGG accgACCGGCTGTATGAGGAGATCAGAGAGGACAAACGGAGCAGTTCACCTCCTGAGGGAATATCTACAGTCTACACCTGCGCTAAATACGTCAAACCAAACGGAGCTGAAAGCTCAGATGACTACAGCCTCAACCAGAGTCCTCAGGAGAGA GATGAAGACGACTCCAGTAAACTCAATTACTCTGAAGTGGATTTTTCCAACGTTGCTGTCAAGTCACACAACAGTGCCCTGGTTGATAATGTCATTTACTCTGCACCTCAGACAGAGACCAACTCTACCAACCACGCCATGGGTGCTTCACCTCCTCTGTACTCCACTCTACAGTAG
- the LOC125021407 gene encoding uncharacterized protein LOC125021407 → MKIHVLFVCFVSVAFDRNAVITAQSTLYTKMEGEDFRTQLQFTEAKKSRKYFCRNDCQKEQDLLIETHGNRAKSGRYTIRYDTDTKTVHAVITELTKSDTGSYKVGVRNSSSSLGSFKEFEITVRDLCDGGVVSRQPRVYSATKGGEITIGCTISLQPLNRKFLCREECNKYIIDTNDMAAMSSKYKINYLSNTLFNVTILELTESDSGRYRCGVGRQNDVNTCLEFEITFAGTDEVTESDSGRHRDGVGGQNKENTCKETTSAGKDGNTLLPVVGCVTVVVMVLAVCALLVYKWKRSTGAEYVNTIGKKRSNEITVYDDCEAVSHNDQSHYQELDQCSKEENLYSSMNVSPNRTDN, encoded by the exons ATGAAGATCCAcgttctgtttgtttgctttgtatCAG TGGCATTCGATAGAAATGCTGTCATTACAGCGCAATCAACACTTTATACAAAGATGGAAGGCGAAGACTTTAGAACACAACTCCAGTTCACAGAGGctaaaaaaagcagaaaatactTCTGCAGGAATGACTGCCAAAAAGAGCAAGACCTCCTCATTGAGACGCATGGAAACAGAGCTAAGAGTGGCAGATACACCATTAGATACGATACGGACACCAAAACAGTCCACGCTGTCATCACAGAGCTGACCAAGTCTGACACTGGAAGTTACAAAGTTGGCGTGagaaactcctcctcctcactgggTTCATTTAAGGAGTTTGAGATCACAGTCAGAG ATCTGTGTGATGGGGGCGTCGTCTCCAGACAACCCAGAGTCTACAGCGCTACTAAAGGAGGAGAGATCACAATTGGATGTACCATATCTTTACAACCACTTAACAGGAAGTTCCTCTGCAGAGAGGAATGTAACAAATATATCATTGACACCAATGACATGGCAGCTATGAGTAGCAAGTACAAAATTAACTACCTGAGCAACACACTCTTTAATGTCACCATTTTGGAGCTGACTGAGTCAGACTCGGGACGGTACAGGTGTGGTGTGGGAAGACAGAATGATGTGAATACATGCCTGGAGTTTGAGATCACATTTGCAGGAACAGATG AGGTGACTGAGTCAGACTCTGGACGTCACAGAGATGGTGTGGGAGGTcagaataaagaaaatacatgcAAGGAGACCACATCTGCAGGAAAAGACG GTAACACGCTGCTGCCTGTGGTCGGTTGTGTGACCGTGGTTGTCATGGTGTTGGCTGTCTGTGCGCTGCTCGTCTACAAATGGAAGAGGAGCACTGGTGCTGAGT ATGTGAACACCataggaaagaaaagaagcaacGAG ATTACCGTATATGATGACTGTGAAGCAGTTTCCCACAATGACCAGTCACACTACCAGGAGCTCGATCAGTGCAGCAAAGAAGAGAATCTGTACTCTTCAATGAATGTTTCACCAAACAGAACTGATAATTAG
- the LOC125022653 gene encoding uncharacterized protein LOC125022653, with product MRIYFRMKIHNLLFICLFSALCDGKVGLVNAKNLTRAEGGSVTAVCQFSFSGRKKFLCREECKDGDVLIETHDNAVQRGRYSITYEEGTFPVSSTFLYVSIAQLKKSDSGRYLCGLERPLLPDSYEGFELQVTDAPKSEKARHPDRQQSEENAVAIYSSKGYVPPLAVCITVLFAAASLLLYKLKTRVNSDCLTSWRQSDNENNNKSTDVNLTLTSLTEFLRS from the exons ATGAGAATCTACTTCAGAATGAAAATCCACAATCTTCTCTTCATCTGCCTCTTCTCAG CACTCTGTGATGGAAAAGTTGGGCTTGTCAACGCAAAAAATCTCACCCGCGCCGAAGGAGGAAGTGTCACAGCTGTATGccaattttctttctctggtaGAAAAAAGTTCCTCTGCAGGGAGGAATGCAAAGATGGAGACGTTCTCATTGAAACTCATGACAATGCAGTTCAGAGAGGCAGATACAGCATCACTTATGAGGAGGGAACTTTTCCAGTGTCTTCTACGTTTCTGTATGTGAGCATCGCGCAGCTGAAAAAGTCTGACTCTGGACGCTACTTGTGCGGTTTGGAAAGGCCGTTACTACCTGACTCATATGAGGGGTTTGAGCTCCAAGTCACAGATG CTCCAAAGAGTGAGAAAGCGAGGCATCCTGATCGGCAACAGAGCGAGGAAAATGCAGTTGCAATTTATAGTTCGAAAG GTTACGTCCCACCTCTGGCCGTGTGCATCACCGTGCTCTTTGCAGCTGCCTCGTTGCTCCTCTACAAATTGAAGACAAGAGTGAACTCTGATT GTTTGACCAGCTGGAGGCAGTCGGACaacgaaaacaacaacaagagcacGGACGTGAACCTGACGCTGACTTCATTGACTGAATTCTTGAGATCATGA